A window of the Caldicellulosiruptoraceae bacterium PP1 genome harbors these coding sequences:
- a CDS encoding class I SAM-dependent methyltransferase has translation MEFYKMLSMYYDDIFKFDENQISFIKTRIKPNSKVLDLACGTGSILIGLSETCISCTGIDLSEDLLDKFRKKINKKTIKNKFKIINDNMLNFKNHVFEKLDAILCIGNSLVHILNKNDLKNLIIDISTSSDMFIFQILNYDRICNLQINSLPSLSALNNSIIFERKYVFEDNLIKFIGRITKNDTNLKESFESFVYLRPILFNEIDTLLKDAGYKNLNYYGDYLGNVFDIRNSFMLIGVCEK, from the coding sequence ATGGAATTTTATAAAATGCTTTCTATGTACTATGATGATATTTTTAAATTTGATGAAAATCAGATTTCATTTATAAAGACAAGAATAAAACCAAATTCAAAAGTTTTAGACTTAGCTTGTGGAACAGGTAGTATATTAATTGGATTATCTGAAACTTGCATATCTTGTACTGGTATAGATTTGAGTGAAGACTTACTTGATAAATTTAGAAAAAAGATAAATAAAAAGACTATTAAAAATAAGTTCAAAATAATAAATGATAATATGCTAAATTTTAAAAATCATGTTTTTGAAAAACTTGATGCCATATTATGTATTGGTAATTCTCTTGTTCATATATTAAATAAGAATGATTTGAAAAATCTTATAATAGATATAAGTACTTCATCTGATATGTTTATATTTCAAATACTTAATTATGATAGGATTTGTAATCTTCAAATCAATTCTTTACCTTCATTATCAGCATTAAATAATTCCATAATCTTTGAAAGAAAATATGTATTTGAAGATAATTTAATTAAATTTATAGGCAGAATTACAAAAAATGATACAAACTTAAAAGAAAGTTTTGAAAGCTTTGTTTATTTAAGGCCAATATTATTTAATGAAATAGATACTTTACTTAAAGACGCGGGATATAAAAACCTAAATTATTATGGAGATTACTTAGGAAATGTCTTTGATATAAGAAACTCATTTATGCTTATTGGCGTTTGTGAAAAATAA
- a CDS encoding MBL fold metallo-hydrolase, giving the protein MKITYLAHASFLIEFGNGTKVLTDPYDASVGYTVFDVEADIVTTSHKHYDHAYTNKVKGDFTLIDKEGHYDIKGIKIQGIKAYHDNVLGKQRGENIIFTFESRFKVAHLGDLGHTLSTDISDKLGQVDILLIPVGGVYTIDAKAAYQVVETIKPKIVIPMHYKTEKLKFDLGKLEDFTRYFQYVDITGKDTIEIDGLPNNRPYVYVLKHRG; this is encoded by the coding sequence ATGAAAATTACATATTTAGCCCATGCAAGTTTCTTAATTGAATTTGGAAATGGAACTAAGGTACTAACCGACCCATATGATGCATCAGTAGGATATACAGTTTTCGATGTTGAGGCTGATATAGTTACAACTTCTCATAAACATTATGACCATGCATATACAAATAAGGTAAAAGGTGATTTTACATTAATAGACAAAGAAGGACATTATGACATAAAAGGAATAAAAATTCAAGGTATTAAAGCTTATCATGACAATGTTTTAGGTAAACAAAGAGGAGAAAATATTATTTTTACTTTTGAAAGTAGATTCAAAGTGGCACATCTTGGTGATTTAGGACATACGCTTTCAACTGATATATCAGATAAGCTTGGCCAAGTAGATATTTTGTTAATTCCTGTTGGCGGAGTTTATACAATTGATGCCAAGGCTGCATATCAAGTTGTTGAAACTATAAAGCCTAAGATAGTTATTCCTATGCACTACAAGACTGAAAAACTAAAATTTGATTTAGGCAAATTAGAAGATTTTACAAGGTATTTTCAATATGTTGATATAACCGGTAAAGATACTATCGAAATTGATGGACTTCCTAACAATAGGCCTTATGTTTACGTTTTAAAACATAGGGGATAA
- a CDS encoding adenylosuccinate synthase encodes MTFVRAIVGTQWGDEGKGKIVDFLAKEADVVVRAQGGNNAGHTVEANGVTYKLHLIPSGILYKEKLNIIGNGVVVDPKSLLDEIENLEAKGISTKNLKLSDRAHLVMPYHNILDEEIEKTRGDESLGTTKRGIGPAYTDKAERTNLRVCDILDEEEFIQKLRNVYERKNRILTQVYHYTPMKFSDILEKFMVYGEKLKPYIEDTIQLLQDRIKEGKKILLEGAQATMLDLDYGTYPYVTSSHPTAGGFCTGAGIAPKQINEVVGVVKAYTTRVGKGPFPTELFDETGDMIREKGFEYGTTTGRPRRCGWLDLVVVRYASLINGIDKIALTKLDTLSDIPKLKICVQYDYNGKTLDLFPASLKVAEDCKPIYKEFDGWSLDEIKKAKSYDELPENAKRYIEFIEKETNTKVWLIGTGAGRESIIVKD; translated from the coding sequence ATGACTTTTGTAAGAGCAATTGTTGGAACGCAGTGGGGCGACGAGGGTAAAGGCAAAATAGTTGACTTTTTGGCAAAAGAAGCTGACGTTGTAGTAAGGGCTCAAGGCGGCAACAATGCAGGTCATACAGTAGAAGCTAATGGAGTTACTTATAAACTTCATTTAATACCATCTGGTATTCTTTACAAAGAAAAGCTAAATATTATTGGAAATGGTGTTGTTGTTGATCCCAAATCACTATTAGATGAAATAGAAAATCTCGAAGCAAAAGGTATTTCAACAAAAAACCTTAAACTTAGTGATAGAGCTCATTTAGTTATGCCTTATCATAATATATTAGATGAAGAAATTGAAAAAACAAGAGGCGATGAAAGTCTTGGAACAACTAAAAGAGGTATAGGCCCTGCATACACTGATAAAGCTGAGAGAACAAATCTAAGGGTTTGCGATATATTAGATGAAGAAGAATTTATTCAAAAGCTTAGAAATGTTTATGAAAGAAAGAATAGAATACTAACACAGGTTTATCATTATACACCTATGAAGTTTAGTGATATATTAGAGAAGTTTATGGTTTACGGTGAAAAATTAAAACCATATATTGAAGATACCATACAGCTTTTACAAGACAGAATAAAAGAAGGTAAAAAAATACTACTTGAGGGTGCTCAAGCTACTATGCTTGATTTAGACTATGGGACATATCCTTATGTTACATCATCACATCCAACAGCAGGTGGATTTTGCACAGGTGCAGGTATTGCTCCAAAACAGATAAACGAGGTTGTTGGTGTAGTAAAGGCTTATACTACGAGGGTTGGTAAAGGGCCATTTCCTACAGAGCTTTTTGATGAAACTGGGGATATGATTAGGGAAAAAGGCTTTGAATATGGTACAACAACAGGAAGACCAAGAAGATGTGGCTGGCTTGATTTAGTGGTTGTAAGATATGCAAGTTTAATTAATGGTATTGATAAGATAGCATTAACAAAATTAGATACATTATCAGATATTCCAAAACTAAAGATATGTGTTCAGTATGATTATAACGGTAAGACATTAGATTTATTCCCAGCATCACTAAAGGTTGCAGAGGATTGCAAACCAATTTATAAAGAGTTTGATGGCTGGAGCCTTGATGAAATCAAAAAGGCAAAATCATACGACGAGCTTCCAGAAAACGCAAAGAGATATATTGAGTTTATTGAGAAAGAAACCAATACAAAGGTGTGGTTAATAGGAACTGGTGCAGGCAGGGAAAGTATAATTGTAAAGGATTAA